Proteins found in one Tsukamurella paurometabola DSM 20162 genomic segment:
- a CDS encoding Ig-like domain-containing protein: MYVTRFKRARSGGQRLVGRRTVLIGAAAAVPLVAGACTIGDTGGKGAAPSTPPKDPAEVTVTPADGAKDVSPIAPVSVSIAKATLGSVTLTDDKGAVVEGTLSTDMLSWKPAAPLAYNGVYTLVAKYQTLGQQREHKTTFSTVVVDETNKTLPYFENTGGNSLNDGAVYGVGQVAVVHFDEPIKDRAMAQKLLTVTTTPPVEGAWSWTTDKTVAWRPKDYYPSGTKVAIEAKVFGKQVSPGLWGEKDIAITFSIGESHVSIADDNTKQVQVFVGGQMVRSMPTSMGQGGTEVVNGTTLHFWTQRGIYTVLDKANPVVMDSSTYGLPINSRLGYKQTIGWATRISNDGIYLHALDNIAAQGVRNESHGCLNLSPANAQWFFGISQPGDVVEVRNTGGAPLEQWQNGDWSVPWATWVAGGAQVDEPAPGPGATTQAPDPAQPPASGPPQSPAPGN, translated from the coding sequence ATGTACGTGACGCGATTCAAACGTGCTCGGAGCGGCGGTCAGCGGCTCGTCGGGCGACGGACGGTGCTCATCGGAGCCGCCGCGGCGGTGCCGCTGGTCGCCGGGGCCTGCACCATCGGCGATACCGGTGGGAAGGGTGCCGCGCCGTCCACGCCGCCCAAGGATCCGGCCGAGGTCACCGTCACCCCTGCCGACGGCGCCAAGGACGTCAGCCCGATCGCGCCGGTCTCGGTCTCGATCGCCAAGGCCACGCTGGGCTCGGTCACGCTCACCGACGACAAGGGCGCGGTCGTCGAGGGCACACTCTCGACCGACATGCTGTCCTGGAAGCCCGCGGCACCGCTCGCCTACAACGGCGTGTACACGCTGGTGGCGAAGTACCAGACCCTGGGGCAGCAGCGCGAGCACAAGACCACGTTCAGCACCGTGGTGGTCGATGAGACCAACAAGACGCTGCCGTACTTCGAGAACACCGGCGGCAACTCACTCAACGACGGTGCCGTGTACGGCGTCGGCCAGGTCGCGGTGGTGCACTTCGACGAGCCGATCAAGGATCGGGCGATGGCCCAGAAGCTGCTCACGGTGACCACCACCCCGCCGGTGGAGGGCGCATGGAGCTGGACCACGGATAAGACCGTCGCGTGGCGGCCCAAGGACTACTACCCCTCCGGTACCAAGGTCGCGATCGAGGCCAAGGTCTTCGGCAAGCAGGTGAGCCCCGGCCTGTGGGGCGAGAAGGACATCGCCATCACGTTCAGCATCGGTGAGTCCCACGTCTCGATCGCCGACGACAACACCAAGCAGGTGCAGGTGTTCGTGGGCGGCCAGATGGTGCGCTCGATGCCCACGTCGATGGGGCAGGGCGGCACCGAGGTAGTCAACGGCACCACATTGCACTTCTGGACGCAGCGCGGCATCTACACGGTGCTGGACAAGGCCAACCCGGTGGTCATGGACTCCTCCACGTACGGCCTGCCGATCAATTCGCGGCTCGGCTACAAGCAGACCATCGGCTGGGCCACCCGGATCAGCAACGACGGCATCTACCTGCACGCGCTGGACAACATCGCCGCCCAGGGGGTGCGCAACGAATCGCACGGCTGCCTCAACCTGAGCCCGGCGAACGCGCAGTGGTTCTTCGGGATCAGCCAGCCGGGCGATGTGGTCGAGGTCCGCAACACCGGTGGCGCACCGCTGGAGCAGTGGCAGAACGGTGACTGGTCGGTGCCCTGGGCCACCTGGGTGGCCGGCGGCGCCCAGGTCGACGAGCCCGCACCCGGCCCCGGGGCGACGACGCAGGCTCCGGATCCGGCGCAGCCGCCCGCGTCCGGGCCACCGCAGTCTCCCGCTCCCGGGAACTAG
- a CDS encoding heavy metal translocating P-type ATPase: MTDLQSAAPPASADESADATAEAQRTFLDVGGMTCAACVGRVERKLNKLDGVRAVVNLATRTATVEHAPTVTVEQLTGTVEAAGYTAAPKSPNPRRAMLAEERERRDVLRRLVVSLVLFVPAADLSIVLAIIPSTRFPGWQWVLLALSLPVVTWGAWPLHKKAWQGARHGAATMDTLVSVGIISATAWSVVTVLTPGRQRPDPHGLWNAIVQSDPIYLEVAMGVTVFVLAGRYFEASARAKAASALRDLSTRGARDVSVLVRDGSELRIPIGELREDQVFVVRPGETIATDGVVESGSAFVDNSAMTGESRPVPAGPGDRVVGGTVCQDGRLTVRAIAVGEDTTFAAMLRLVEDAQATKARMQRLADRVSAVFVPCVFAIAALTFAGWMLFGGSIDDAVKAAIAVLVIACPCALGLATPVAFMVASGRGAQLGVYVRGHQALEATESIDTVVFDKTGTVTTGLLEVAAIAVADGFTEAQVLRLAGAVETASEHAVARAVVARAGADLPAVEDFRAVPGLGATGTVDGRTVRVGNPRFVSPGVLAPAVDAAAEAGRTVAVVEVDGAVAAVMEIADTIKPDARAAITRLHEAGITTVLLTGDNAAAAAKVAAAVGIDDIRSDVLPEGKVAEIRALQAEGRRVAMVGDGVNDGPALAAADLGLAMGTGTDVAQGAADVVLMREELSAVPDALGLARATLKTIKTNLVWAFGYNVAAIPIAAAGLLNPLISAAAMSFSSFFVVWNSLRLRRFGSR, from the coding sequence GTGACGGATCTCCAATCGGCCGCGCCTCCCGCTTCCGCGGACGAGTCCGCGGACGCCACGGCTGAGGCGCAGCGCACCTTCCTCGATGTCGGCGGCATGACCTGCGCGGCGTGCGTGGGCCGGGTGGAGCGCAAGCTCAACAAGCTCGACGGGGTGCGGGCGGTAGTGAATCTGGCCACCCGCACCGCAACGGTCGAACATGCGCCGACGGTCACCGTCGAGCAGCTGACCGGCACCGTCGAGGCGGCGGGGTACACCGCGGCACCGAAGTCCCCGAACCCGCGCCGCGCAATGCTGGCGGAGGAGCGCGAGCGGCGCGACGTGCTGCGCCGCCTCGTCGTCTCACTGGTGCTGTTCGTGCCGGCCGCCGATCTGTCGATCGTGCTCGCCATCATCCCGTCGACCCGGTTCCCCGGCTGGCAGTGGGTGCTGCTCGCACTGAGCCTGCCCGTGGTCACGTGGGGCGCCTGGCCGCTGCACAAGAAGGCCTGGCAGGGCGCGCGGCACGGTGCGGCGACGATGGACACCCTGGTCTCGGTGGGCATCATCTCCGCTACCGCGTGGTCGGTGGTCACCGTGCTCACACCCGGCCGGCAGCGGCCCGACCCGCACGGTCTGTGGAACGCGATCGTGCAATCCGACCCGATCTACCTCGAGGTCGCGATGGGCGTCACGGTGTTCGTACTCGCCGGCCGGTACTTCGAGGCCTCCGCACGCGCCAAGGCGGCTTCGGCGCTGCGCGACCTCTCGACCCGCGGCGCCCGCGACGTGTCCGTGCTGGTGCGCGACGGTTCCGAGCTGCGGATCCCGATCGGCGAGCTGCGCGAGGACCAGGTGTTCGTGGTTCGGCCCGGCGAGACGATCGCCACGGACGGCGTGGTGGAGTCCGGCAGCGCGTTCGTCGACAATTCGGCGATGACGGGCGAGTCCCGCCCGGTCCCGGCCGGACCGGGCGACCGAGTGGTGGGCGGCACCGTGTGCCAGGACGGCCGACTGACGGTGCGCGCCATCGCCGTCGGCGAGGACACCACGTTCGCGGCGATGCTGCGTCTGGTGGAGGACGCGCAGGCCACGAAGGCGCGGATGCAGCGCCTGGCCGATCGCGTCTCGGCGGTGTTCGTGCCGTGCGTGTTCGCCATCGCCGCCCTGACTTTCGCGGGCTGGATGCTGTTCGGCGGGTCGATCGACGATGCCGTGAAGGCCGCGATCGCCGTGCTGGTGATCGCCTGTCCGTGCGCCCTGGGCCTCGCGACCCCGGTGGCGTTCATGGTGGCCTCGGGCCGGGGTGCGCAGCTCGGCGTGTACGTACGCGGCCATCAGGCATTGGAGGCCACCGAGAGCATCGACACGGTGGTCTTCGATAAGACCGGCACGGTGACCACGGGCCTGCTGGAAGTGGCGGCGATCGCCGTGGCGGACGGATTCACCGAGGCCCAGGTGCTGCGCCTCGCAGGTGCTGTCGAGACCGCCTCCGAGCACGCCGTCGCGCGGGCGGTCGTGGCGCGGGCGGGCGCCGATCTGCCTGCGGTGGAGGATTTCCGGGCCGTACCCGGCCTCGGCGCCACGGGTACGGTGGACGGGCGGACGGTGCGGGTGGGCAATCCGCGGTTCGTCTCGCCCGGTGTGCTGGCGCCCGCGGTCGATGCGGCGGCCGAGGCGGGTCGCACCGTGGCCGTGGTGGAGGTCGACGGGGCTGTGGCCGCCGTCATGGAGATAGCCGACACGATCAAACCCGATGCGCGGGCGGCGATCACGCGGCTGCACGAGGCCGGCATCACCACCGTCCTCCTCACCGGCGACAATGCCGCCGCGGCCGCGAAAGTGGCTGCGGCCGTGGGCATCGACGACATCCGTTCGGATGTGCTGCCCGAGGGGAAGGTGGCAGAGATCCGGGCGCTGCAGGCCGAGGGCCGCCGGGTTGCCATGGTGGGCGACGGCGTGAACGACGGTCCCGCGCTGGCCGCAGCAGATCTCGGGTTGGCAATGGGTACCGGTACCGACGTGGCCCAAGGTGCCGCCGATGTGGTGCTGATGCGCGAGGAGCTGTCCGCCGTTCCCGATGCGCTCGGCCTGGCCCGCGCCACACTGAAGACGATCAAGACGAACCTGGTGTGGGCCTTCGGCTACAACGTCGCGGCGATTCCGATCGCGGCCGCCGGACTACTGAATCCCCTCATCAGCGCCGCGGCGATGAGCTTCAGCTCCTTCTTCGTGGTGTGGAACAGCCTGCGCCTACGTCGATTCGGCTCCCGCTAG
- a CDS encoding DUF5313 domain-containing protein: MTESPTKPNPVQYLLYSYGKTLPASMRDWVAHDLAGAGAGARTVIRFSIPCVLMLVPFWFVDADFLVKATMTLPIFIPFVYFSIALNKIYRRARLRWHGLDPDLVDQRARIREADLHREYLEKYGPRDR, encoded by the coding sequence ATGACCGAGAGCCCGACCAAGCCGAACCCGGTGCAGTACCTGCTGTACTCCTACGGGAAGACGCTCCCGGCCTCGATGCGGGACTGGGTGGCGCACGATCTCGCGGGCGCCGGGGCCGGCGCGCGTACCGTGATCCGGTTCTCGATCCCGTGTGTGCTGATGCTGGTCCCGTTCTGGTTCGTCGATGCGGACTTCCTGGTCAAGGCCACGATGACCCTGCCGATCTTCATCCCGTTCGTGTACTTCTCGATCGCATTGAACAAGATCTACCGTCGGGCACGGCTGCGCTGGCACGGCCTCGACCCCGATCTGGTGGATCAGCGGGCCCGGATCCGGGAGGCCGATCTGCATCGCGAGTACCTGGAGAAGTACGGTCCCCGCGACCGTTGA
- a CDS encoding ArsR/SmtB family transcription factor has product MMPDTPVAPLQTVLAALADPVRLEMVRRLHREQRPLACAELYDGVTKATASHHFKVLREAGVTRRADEGAQVRQQLRLDDVELVYPGLLSSVLDAADRAVQNVSPPAGR; this is encoded by the coding sequence ATGATGCCCGATACCCCCGTGGCTCCCTTGCAGACCGTGCTCGCCGCGCTCGCCGATCCGGTACGCCTGGAGATGGTGCGGCGCCTGCATCGTGAGCAGCGGCCGCTGGCGTGCGCGGAGCTGTACGACGGGGTCACCAAGGCCACTGCGAGCCACCACTTCAAGGTGCTGCGCGAGGCCGGGGTCACCCGCCGTGCCGACGAGGGCGCGCAGGTGCGCCAGCAGTTGCGGCTCGACGATGTGGAACTGGTGTATCCGGGCCTGCTCAGCTCGGTGCTGGACGCGGCGGATCGGGCGGTGCAGAACGTTTCCCCACCGGCAGGGCGATGA
- a CDS encoding cytochrome c oxidase assembly protein, producing the protein MPPPPAAPPTILGMLGWQPPSLPLLPLVAAIAVVVYLIGVKRVRAQGRHWPVARVISFLLGCLALAAVTGLKIEAYSWHLFSAFMFQQLTLSILIPPLLVGGAPGVLLLRATPHRGLGKVVLGAALGLLRSRAPRILLHSGFTIPLFLISYYGVYLTGIIDAVGGNWFGHTGLQVFFLGAGLLFILPIMSVGPLPGRDSWLMRFFDIFIEMPLHVFIGVTLMMATTPMITMFAFPPPEWGIDPVRDQTIAGALAWSYGEPVAMVTVCIFALRWRRAEKQDSERAGADVREDDERAAYNAYLEQLRGR; encoded by the coding sequence ATGCCTCCACCTCCGGCGGCGCCGCCCACCATCCTGGGGATGCTCGGCTGGCAGCCGCCGTCCTTACCGCTGCTTCCACTCGTGGCCGCGATCGCGGTGGTCGTGTACCTGATCGGCGTGAAGCGCGTCCGGGCGCAGGGCCGGCACTGGCCGGTCGCCCGGGTGATCAGCTTCCTGCTGGGATGCCTGGCGCTGGCCGCGGTCACCGGCCTGAAGATCGAGGCGTACTCGTGGCACCTGTTCAGCGCATTCATGTTCCAGCAGCTCACCCTGTCGATCCTGATCCCGCCGCTGCTGGTGGGCGGCGCTCCCGGGGTGCTACTGCTGCGCGCTACTCCACACCGCGGACTGGGCAAGGTGGTGCTCGGTGCGGCACTCGGCCTGCTGCGCAGCCGCGCGCCGCGAATCCTGCTGCACTCCGGCTTCACCATCCCGCTGTTCCTCATCAGCTACTACGGGGTGTACCTCACCGGGATCATCGACGCGGTCGGCGGCAACTGGTTCGGTCACACCGGGCTGCAGGTGTTCTTCCTGGGCGCCGGGCTGCTGTTCATCCTGCCGATCATGTCGGTGGGCCCGCTACCCGGTCGCGATTCCTGGCTGATGCGATTCTTCGACATCTTCATCGAGATGCCGCTCCACGTGTTCATCGGCGTCACGCTGATGATGGCCACCACACCGATGATCACGATGTTCGCGTTCCCGCCGCCCGAATGGGGTATCGACCCGGTCCGTGATCAGACCATCGCCGGCGCTCTGGCCTGGTCGTACGGCGAGCCGGTGGCGATGGTGACCGTCTGCATCTTCGCGCTGCGCTGGCGCCGCGCCGAGAAGCAGGACTCCGAGCGCGCCGGCGCCGATGTCCGCGAGGACGACGAGCGCGCCGCGTACAACGCGTACCTCGAGCAGCTCAGGGGCCGGTAA
- a CDS encoding DUF998 domain-containing protein codes for MQRARLVIIAGAIFYSAWIFAPTMGSRLNGLRSYVSEVAATGQPYAHFFRGTDLLAGTCFVVGAALWWRAARPSSRFAWGWMAGMIMLGVGTISDALLPLSCTPTSDAACAFREANGEVPFTHLAHAYSSGIAGTGGAVAVLAWAAWLLRGGNDGALRTARPLTVAAFGAGMTYLITTVWTLAAMAITDPELYLGLAQRLQIAGITSWLVLIALPVGKRSAPPDPPRPAPS; via the coding sequence ATGCAGCGCGCCCGCTTGGTGATCATCGCCGGCGCGATCTTCTACTCGGCATGGATCTTCGCTCCCACCATGGGCTCCCGGCTCAACGGATTGCGGTCCTATGTGAGCGAGGTGGCGGCCACCGGCCAGCCGTACGCGCACTTCTTCCGCGGCACCGACCTGTTGGCCGGCACGTGCTTCGTGGTCGGCGCCGCGCTGTGGTGGCGAGCCGCCCGCCCGTCCTCGCGGTTCGCGTGGGGCTGGATGGCCGGGATGATCATGCTCGGCGTCGGCACGATCTCGGACGCCCTCCTGCCGCTGTCCTGCACACCCACCTCCGACGCCGCATGCGCCTTCCGCGAGGCCAACGGCGAGGTGCCCTTCACCCACCTCGCGCACGCCTACTCGTCGGGAATCGCCGGGACCGGCGGCGCGGTGGCCGTGCTGGCCTGGGCGGCGTGGCTGCTGCGCGGCGGGAACGACGGTGCGCTGCGCACGGCCCGGCCGCTCACCGTGGCCGCCTTCGGCGCGGGGATGACCTACCTGATCACCACGGTGTGGACACTCGCCGCGATGGCGATCACCGACCCGGAGCTCTACCTGGGCCTCGCGCAGCGGCTCCAGATCGCCGGTATCACGTCGTGGTTGGTGCTCATCGCCCTGCCGGTGGGGAAACGTTCTGCACCGCCCGATCCGCCGCGTCCAGCACCGAGCTGA
- a CDS encoding alpha/beta hydrolase, producing MALRDLVQKVALAVPSPVVAGGARALFGLPVHLKRRIVGPAPRVDGNEMDVDSQLTLLLLKAQGITGIGGTDVATARVRMRRLGQAVGAGTAPDVATRGLLVDGAAGTLPARLYTPKDLPAGSPLVVFFHGGGFVLGDLESHDAPCRYIADRVGARVLSVDYRLAPEAVFPAAADDAVAATAWAIEHADQLGADPVRVAVSGDSAGGNLAAVACRELSLRGGPQPRVALLFYPVTGADPGNRSRDTFATGYFLTKADIEWTRERYLPEPGQDEDPKFHVLHADNLGGVGRTHVVVAGFDPLRDEGAAYAQRLREAGVDATTQLAPGALHGFLNSVGVSADARVDVDTALDVLRNELVAKS from the coding sequence ATGGCACTCAGAGATCTCGTGCAGAAGGTCGCGCTCGCCGTTCCCAGCCCGGTGGTCGCCGGCGGGGCACGCGCCCTGTTTGGCCTTCCGGTTCACCTCAAGCGACGCATCGTCGGTCCGGCGCCGCGGGTCGACGGCAATGAGATGGACGTCGACTCCCAGCTGACCCTGCTCCTGCTCAAGGCGCAAGGAATCACCGGTATCGGTGGCACCGATGTCGCGACGGCTCGCGTGCGGATGCGCCGCCTCGGACAGGCCGTGGGCGCGGGAACGGCACCGGACGTGGCCACGCGGGGTCTCCTGGTCGACGGCGCCGCGGGCACCCTGCCCGCACGGCTGTACACCCCGAAGGACCTCCCTGCCGGATCGCCACTCGTGGTGTTCTTCCACGGCGGAGGTTTCGTCCTGGGCGATCTGGAATCCCACGACGCACCCTGCCGGTACATCGCCGACCGGGTCGGGGCGCGCGTGCTGTCCGTGGACTACCGGCTCGCTCCCGAGGCGGTCTTCCCCGCCGCGGCCGACGACGCCGTCGCGGCCACGGCCTGGGCGATCGAGCACGCCGATCAGCTCGGTGCGGATCCGGTCCGCGTCGCCGTCTCCGGAGACAGCGCGGGCGGCAATCTGGCGGCGGTCGCCTGCCGCGAACTGTCGCTGCGGGGCGGCCCGCAACCGCGTGTCGCGCTCCTGTTCTACCCGGTGACGGGGGCCGATCCGGGCAACCGCAGCCGCGACACCTTCGCCACGGGGTACTTCCTGACGAAGGCTGACATCGAGTGGACCCGCGAGCGGTACCTCCCCGAGCCGGGGCAGGACGAGGATCCGAAGTTCCACGTGCTGCACGCCGACAACCTCGGTGGCGTGGGCCGCACGCACGTCGTGGTGGCCGGATTCGACCCCCTGCGCGACGAGGGCGCGGCCTACGCACAGCGCTTGCGTGAGGCCGGAGTGGACGCCACGACACAACTCGCGCCCGGCGCGTTGCACGGATTCCTGAATTCGGTCGGCGTGAGCGCCGACGCACGCGTCGATGTGGACACCGCCCTTGACGTGCTACGGAACGAGCTCGTCGCGAAATCTTGA
- a CDS encoding GNAT family N-acetyltransferase, whose protein sequence is MIRPATPADVPELLKMISELAAYNKAPDAAVATEDQLHEALFGEHPAVFAHLATEPGEDGAEVAVGMAVFFRTFSTWTGGYGIWLEDLYVRSTSRGGGHGKQLIASLAKLCQDRGYPRLEWTVVEWNTPAIGFYRALGAVPMEDWTTQRLTGDALGTLASQFDGS, encoded by the coding sequence ATGATCCGGCCCGCGACCCCCGCCGATGTGCCCGAGCTGCTGAAGATGATCTCCGAGCTCGCGGCCTACAACAAGGCGCCCGACGCGGCCGTGGCCACCGAGGACCAGCTGCACGAGGCGTTGTTCGGCGAGCACCCCGCGGTGTTCGCGCATTTGGCCACCGAGCCGGGCGAAGACGGCGCCGAGGTAGCCGTCGGCATGGCCGTGTTCTTCCGCACCTTCTCGACCTGGACCGGGGGCTACGGCATCTGGCTCGAAGACCTGTACGTGCGTTCCACTTCGCGCGGCGGCGGCCACGGTAAGCAGCTGATCGCCTCGCTCGCCAAGCTCTGCCAGGATCGCGGATACCCGCGCCTGGAATGGACGGTCGTCGAGTGGAACACGCCCGCGATCGGCTTCTACCGGGCGCTCGGCGCCGTCCCGATGGAGGACTGGACCACACAGCGCCTGACGGGCGACGCGCTCGGCACCCTCGCGAGCCAGTTCGACGGGTCCTGA
- a CDS encoding MFS transporter: MSITEQPRTTTARPHPQAWSFALLLTLLALALGVSGLPSPLYPLYQQQWHLSALSTTLVFAVYAIGALGAALTVGPVSDAIGRKPVLLVAVATILVGLVIFLFAGAEWQLILARFLHGAAIGSITVVAGAALLDVRPTEGARNGMLSGVFLNVGIAATALGAAAVAQYAPSPLRTPFIAMGVVVLAVLAGVISLVEPHAARTGGRVRFSRPRVPGEITSDFWFSGIGIVTAWSVLGVFLSLYPALVQHVTGHRSVLFTGMLVAVMAVASAIAQYLGGRYPARPTAIVGDLGLVLSLGVAVLALRSGATWLILADTVALGATFGLAFGGSLRHLASVAPAHARGQVMSAYYLLGYLAMGVPTVIAGYLATEYGTAAIFPWFAAAVAAGCLIAAAIGVRSGRAAAPAPAA, encoded by the coding sequence ATGAGCATCACCGAGCAACCGCGCACCACCACCGCCCGGCCGCACCCTCAGGCCTGGTCGTTCGCGCTCCTGCTCACCCTGCTCGCACTCGCTCTGGGCGTCTCCGGGTTACCGTCACCCCTCTACCCCCTCTACCAACAGCAGTGGCACCTCTCGGCGCTGTCGACCACGCTCGTCTTCGCCGTCTACGCCATCGGCGCGCTCGGCGCGGCGCTCACGGTGGGGCCCGTCTCCGACGCCATCGGCCGCAAGCCGGTGCTCCTCGTCGCCGTGGCGACCATCCTCGTGGGACTGGTGATCTTCCTCTTCGCCGGCGCCGAGTGGCAGCTCATCCTCGCGCGGTTCCTGCACGGCGCGGCCATCGGTTCGATCACCGTGGTCGCCGGCGCCGCACTCCTGGACGTGCGTCCCACCGAAGGCGCCCGTAACGGGATGCTGTCCGGCGTCTTCCTCAACGTCGGAATCGCAGCCACCGCGCTCGGCGCCGCCGCGGTCGCGCAGTACGCGCCCAGCCCGCTGCGCACCCCGTTCATCGCCATGGGCGTGGTGGTACTGGCCGTGCTCGCCGGCGTGATCTCACTGGTCGAACCGCACGCCGCTCGAACCGGCGGCCGGGTGCGGTTCTCCCGCCCACGGGTCCCCGGCGAGATCACGTCCGACTTCTGGTTCTCCGGCATCGGCATCGTCACCGCGTGGTCGGTACTCGGCGTCTTCCTGAGCCTGTATCCGGCACTGGTACAGCACGTCACGGGGCACCGCTCGGTCCTGTTCACCGGGATGCTGGTGGCGGTCATGGCCGTCGCCTCGGCGATCGCCCAGTACCTCGGCGGCCGTTACCCCGCGCGGCCCACGGCGATCGTCGGCGACCTGGGCCTGGTGCTCTCGCTCGGCGTCGCGGTGCTGGCGCTGCGCTCCGGCGCGACCTGGCTGATCCTGGCCGACACCGTCGCGCTGGGCGCCACCTTCGGACTGGCCTTCGGTGGCTCGCTGCGCCACCTGGCGTCGGTCGCTCCGGCGCACGCGCGTGGCCAGGTGATGAGCGCCTACTACCTGCTGGGCTACCTCGCGATGGGTGTGCCCACCGTGATCGCCGGCTACCTCGCCACCGAGTACGGCACCGCCGCGATCTTCCCGTGGTTCGCCGCCGCGGTGGCCGCGGGGTGCCTGATCGCCGCCGCGATCGGCGTCCGCAGCGGCCGCGCCGCCGCCCCGGCGCCCGCCGCCTAG
- a CDS encoding FMN-binding negative transcriptional regulator, whose protein sequence is MYVAAPDRSDDERARAMVAAAGIGTVFSASGGLHASTLPLLWEGDTVIAHLATANRHWRGLDGAEVLIVVTGPDAYVSPGWYPSKAAHGRAVPTWNYSEVQLRGRASIHEDAAACRAIVARLTARHERNRPEPWGLDDAPPAYIEQQLKAIVGLTVEVTAVAAKQKWSRGRSAEDIAGVQTALDSADPRAGAEMRRARGL, encoded by the coding sequence ATGTACGTCGCCGCACCCGACCGTTCCGACGACGAGCGAGCCCGCGCCATGGTGGCCGCCGCCGGCATCGGCACCGTGTTCTCGGCCTCGGGCGGGCTGCACGCGAGCACGCTACCGCTGCTGTGGGAGGGCGATACCGTGATCGCTCACCTCGCCACGGCGAACCGCCACTGGCGCGGGCTCGATGGCGCCGAGGTCCTCATCGTGGTGACGGGGCCGGATGCCTACGTCTCGCCCGGGTGGTACCCGTCCAAGGCCGCGCACGGTCGCGCCGTGCCCACGTGGAACTACAGCGAGGTACAGCTTCGCGGCCGCGCGAGCATCCACGAGGACGCAGCGGCGTGCCGCGCTATCGTCGCCCGGCTCACCGCCCGGCACGAACGGAACCGGCCCGAGCCCTGGGGCCTGGACGACGCCCCGCCCGCATACATCGAGCAACAGCTCAAGGCGATCGTCGGCCTCACGGTCGAGGTGACGGCCGTGGCGGCCAAACAGAAATGGAGTCGCGGCCGCAGCGCCGAGGACATCGCCGGCGTGCAGACAGCGCTCGACAGCGCCGACCCGCGGGCCGGCGCCGAGATGCGCCGTGCGCGCGGATTGTGA
- a CDS encoding TetR/AcrR family transcriptional regulator translates to MSPGRNDQTAQSILSAAVASIGSVGISRTTMEHVANLAGIGVATVYRRFNRKDNLVQQAIRYEAEQLLKTIEQQIAGLPTVEEALTEGFVAFLREAHRRPLIRGIGDGNVVVGLPMIAQGGAMLIEIGRTFAANIIEGFQDKGDLPEFDPKPIAEIFARVGHSVLLAPDGLISFDDPYAAGRVVRECLMPAIAAQTAAAATEGAS, encoded by the coding sequence GTGAGTCCCGGCAGAAACGATCAGACCGCGCAGAGCATCCTGTCTGCGGCGGTGGCGAGCATCGGCAGCGTCGGTATCTCGCGTACCACGATGGAGCATGTGGCGAACCTCGCCGGCATCGGCGTGGCCACCGTCTACCGCCGCTTCAACCGCAAGGACAACCTGGTCCAGCAGGCGATCCGGTACGAGGCCGAGCAACTGCTCAAGACCATCGAGCAGCAGATCGCGGGCTTGCCCACGGTCGAGGAAGCGCTGACCGAGGGATTCGTGGCCTTCCTCCGCGAGGCCCACCGCCGGCCCTTGATCCGCGGTATCGGCGACGGCAACGTGGTGGTCGGCCTGCCGATGATCGCGCAGGGCGGCGCGATGCTCATCGAGATCGGCCGCACCTTCGCGGCCAACATCATCGAGGGCTTCCAGGACAAGGGAGACCTACCGGAGTTCGACCCGAAGCCTATCGCCGAGATCTTCGCGCGCGTAGGTCATTCGGTGCTGCTCGCGCCCGACGGCCTGATCAGCTTCGACGATCCGTACGCCGCGGGCCGGGTGGTCCGCGAGTGCCTGATGCCCGCCATCGCCGCGCAGACCGCCGCGGCCGCCACCGAGGGAGCCTCATGA
- the bluB gene encoding 5,6-dimethylbenzimidazole synthase: MDVFEAIRARRDVRNEFSGELIDEERLTRLLRAAHSAPSVGNTQPWDFVVVQDPATLAAFADHVGRCREDFARSLPADRRETFNPIVIEGIESSRTGVVVTYDPTRGGKNILGRHTIDETGHLSVALAIQNLWLAATSEGVGVGWVSFYQESALRDLVAVPEHVHIVAWLCVGPVTCFQEVPDLERFGWRDRRPLSEAVHRERFRTEVVTEDR; this comes from the coding sequence ATGGACGTCTTCGAGGCGATCCGTGCGCGCCGCGACGTGCGCAACGAGTTCAGCGGCGAGCTGATCGACGAGGAGCGCCTCACCCGGCTGCTGCGGGCCGCGCACAGTGCGCCGAGCGTGGGCAATACCCAGCCCTGGGACTTCGTGGTGGTGCAGGATCCGGCCACACTCGCGGCGTTCGCGGATCACGTCGGTCGGTGCCGGGAGGATTTCGCACGGTCGTTGCCGGCGGATCGTCGGGAGACGTTCAATCCGATCGTGATCGAGGGCATCGAGAGTTCGCGCACCGGTGTCGTGGTCACCTATGACCCGACGCGTGGCGGGAAGAACATCCTCGGTCGGCACACGATCGATGAGACCGGGCATCTCTCGGTTGCGCTGGCCATCCAGAACCTCTGGCTGGCGGCCACCTCCGAGGGCGTCGGCGTGGGGTGGGTGTCCTTCTATCAGGAGTCCGCACTGCGGGATCTGGTCGCCGTACCGGAACATGTTCATATTGTGGCGTGGTTATGTGTGGGACCCGTCACATGCTTCCAGGAGGTCCCTGACCTGGAACGATTCGGATGGCGGGATCGGCGCCCGCTGTCCGAGGCGGTGCACCGCGAGCGTTTCCGCACGGAGGTCGTCACAGAGGATCGTTAG